A region of Cyanobium sp. ATX 6F1 DNA encodes the following proteins:
- a CDS encoding DUF3368 domain-containing protein translates to MNGIGWLKELFGEVLIPEVVAAEVITGGFPAEEARITAALEAGWLQIAGPIPDGPDLPDLDEGEAASIRLALAHPGPALLLIDERSGRAVAQGLGLSMAGTAAVIGMARARHLIPSARAVLSQLHGSDFRIAPEVIHAVLKRCGESSPETAQET, encoded by the coding sequence GTGAACGGGATCGGCTGGCTGAAGGAGCTGTTCGGGGAGGTCCTCATCCCAGAAGTGGTCGCCGCTGAGGTCATCACCGGAGGCTTCCCTGCGGAAGAAGCGCGCATCACCGCTGCGTTGGAGGCTGGCTGGCTGCAGATTGCTGGTCCCATTCCAGACGGGCCTGACCTGCCGGATCTCGATGAGGGAGAAGCGGCCAGCATTCGCCTGGCCCTGGCGCATCCGGGCCCGGCGCTGCTGCTGATCGACGAGCGCTCAGGGCGGGCCGTGGCCCAGGGCTTGGGGCTGTCGATGGCAGGTACAGCCGCGGTCATCGGCATGGCCCGAGCGCGCCATTTGATCCCGTCAGCTCGGGCCGTGTTGTCCCAACTGCATGGCAGTGATTTCAGGATCGCTCCGGAAGTGATTCATGCCGTGCTGAAACGCTGCGGCGAGAGCAGCCCTGAAACTGCACAGGAGACCTGA
- a CDS encoding DUF2993 domain-containing protein gives MSTGHDNSRPSPALQLLASGLQLWIRQQCQAVDALELQLHGSALQLLRGRLEGVSVVAQGVVYQQLMFERVELTSTAIRVQMGGLLKGQGLQLEESFQIRGAVAFSGEGLNRSLTSPPWGWLGDLLAEQLLGRSPLGSLRIADEVLVLAVVAGEGSPPSEICAMTQAVKGSVEIRAIEGSAVARLPMDPSIRIDEARLSKGNLELEGEARVLP, from the coding sequence ATGAGCACTGGCCATGACAACTCCCGCCCCAGCCCTGCGTTGCAGCTGCTGGCCAGCGGCCTGCAGCTCTGGATCCGCCAGCAGTGCCAGGCCGTCGATGCGCTCGAGCTGCAGCTCCACGGCAGCGCCCTCCAACTCCTGCGCGGTCGCCTGGAGGGGGTGAGTGTGGTGGCCCAGGGGGTCGTCTACCAGCAGTTGATGTTCGAGCGGGTGGAGCTCACCAGCACCGCGATCCGCGTGCAGATGGGCGGCCTGCTCAAGGGCCAGGGCTTGCAGCTGGAGGAATCGTTCCAGATCAGGGGCGCCGTGGCCTTCAGCGGCGAAGGTCTGAACCGCTCGCTCACCAGCCCACCCTGGGGGTGGCTGGGGGACCTGCTGGCGGAGCAGTTGTTGGGGCGTTCGCCCCTGGGGAGCCTGCGCATCGCCGACGAGGTGCTGGTCCTTGCGGTGGTTGCGGGCGAAGGGTCACCACCCAGCGAGATCTGCGCCATGACCCAGGCGGTGAAAGGCAGCGTCGAAATCAGAGCGATCGAGGGGAGTGCGGTGGCACGCCTGCCCATGGATCCATCGATTCGCATCGATGAAGCCCGCTTGAGCAAGGGCAACCTCGAGCTGGAGGGCGAGGCGAGGGTGTTGCCCTGA
- a CDS encoding type II toxin-antitoxin system HicA family toxin: MSHWPSAKAKKVLAALLSIGWGVKRQSGSHKTLEHAGYPDYVFAFHDGEEIGPRMLSRIAKNTGLKPSDL, from the coding sequence ATGAGTCATTGGCCGTCAGCTAAAGCCAAGAAAGTATTAGCAGCCCTGCTGTCCATTGGATGGGGAGTTAAGCGTCAGTCAGGATCTCACAAGACCCTTGAACACGCAGGCTATCCGGACTATGTCTTTGCATTCCATGATGGCGAGGAGATTGGCCCCAGGATGCTGTCTCGAATTGCCAAGAACACCGGTCTCAAACCAAGTGATCTTTGA
- a CDS encoding alpha/beta fold hydrolase has protein sequence MSAGEALLAEAARSLIDPQGRDLAAAVQWWELAGLEGRWPVALLGQGPPLLLLHGFDSSLLEFRRLAPLLSARFTLVIPDLYGFGFCPRPSEGSYNPAGVLAHLEALLAAIAERISPDPMGLIGASMGGSVAVELARRQPERIERLLLLAPAGLTGRPMPLPPLLDLLGVRFLALPGVRRGLVRTAFADPASSVGPAEEQIASLPLAVPGWGMALGRFARSGGFAGCGDPLPPQPLQVLWGANDRILRPAQKRAAQALLGERLRELEDCGHLPHLDQPQRVAEAWAWAAEQP, from the coding sequence TTGAGCGCTGGAGAGGCGCTGCTGGCCGAGGCTGCCCGCAGCCTGATCGACCCCCAGGGGCGGGACCTGGCCGCCGCGGTGCAGTGGTGGGAGCTGGCGGGGCTGGAGGGTCGCTGGCCGGTGGCGCTGCTCGGCCAGGGGCCGCCCCTGCTGCTGCTCCATGGCTTCGACAGCTCGCTGCTGGAGTTCCGGCGCCTGGCGCCCCTGCTCTCGGCCCGTTTCACCCTGGTGATCCCCGACCTCTACGGCTTCGGTTTCTGCCCCCGGCCCAGCGAGGGTTCCTACAACCCGGCCGGGGTGCTGGCTCACCTGGAGGCCCTGCTGGCGGCCATCGCCGAGCGGATCTCCCCGGACCCAATGGGTCTGATCGGCGCCTCCATGGGCGGATCGGTGGCGGTGGAGCTGGCCCGTCGGCAGCCCGAGCGCATCGAACGGCTGCTGCTGCTGGCCCCCGCCGGGCTCACCGGCCGGCCGATGCCGCTGCCGCCCTTGCTGGATCTGTTGGGGGTGCGCTTTCTCGCCCTTCCCGGCGTGCGCCGGGGCCTAGTGCGCACCGCCTTCGCCGACCCCGCCAGCAGCGTGGGCCCCGCCGAGGAGCAGATCGCCTCGTTGCCCCTGGCGGTGCCCGGCTGGGGGATGGCCCTGGGCCGCTTCGCCCGCAGCGGCGGCTTCGCCGGCTGCGGTGATCCCCTGCCCCCCCAGCCCCTGCAGGTGCTCTGGGGCGCCAACGATCGCATCCTGCGGCCGGCCCAGAAGCGCGCCGCCCAGGCCTTGCTGGGGGAGCGCCTGCGGGAGCTGGAGGATTGCGGCCACCTGCCCCATCTCGATCAGCCCCAGCGGGTGGCCGAGGCCTGGGCGTGGGCTGCTGAACAGCCATGA
- a CDS encoding phosphatidate cytidylyltransferase, whose translation MIPADPPLPGPRQRTSLPRVVSGLAAGGFGLVVVSLGSWWFTLAVCVLVHLGLLEFFRLAQFKGIRPATKTTLVLCQVLLLATQAASGGGERATELAAAVLPVSGAAICGWLLLQPVTGTIADIAASIFGLFYLGFLPSHWLKLRDLTGEALAPHLVGAPWPLGPGMAFTLLACLLIVATDIGSYVIGRRLGRHPLSPISPGKTVEGALGGMGCAVLTGAIGGVLLGWPWGGWALGGLLGGVVAVFALVGDLTESMMKRDAGVKDSGDAIPGHGGILDRIDSYLFTPAVVFYFVTLLVPLVS comes from the coding sequence CTGATCCCCGCCGATCCCCCTCTGCCGGGACCGCGCCAGCGCACCTCCCTCCCCCGGGTGGTGAGTGGTCTGGCGGCAGGCGGTTTCGGTCTGGTGGTGGTGAGTCTGGGGAGTTGGTGGTTCACCCTGGCGGTGTGCGTGCTGGTTCACCTGGGCCTGCTGGAGTTCTTCCGCCTGGCGCAGTTCAAGGGGATCCGGCCCGCCACCAAGACCACCCTGGTGCTCTGCCAGGTGCTGCTGCTGGCCACCCAGGCCGCCAGCGGCGGCGGCGAGCGCGCCACCGAACTGGCGGCGGCGGTGCTGCCGGTGTCGGGGGCGGCGATCTGCGGCTGGCTGCTGCTGCAGCCGGTCACCGGCACGATCGCCGACATCGCCGCCTCGATCTTCGGGCTCTTCTACCTGGGCTTTCTGCCCAGCCACTGGCTCAAGCTGCGCGACCTCACAGGCGAAGCCCTGGCCCCCCATCTGGTGGGCGCCCCCTGGCCCCTGGGCCCGGGCATGGCCTTCACCCTGCTGGCCTGCCTGCTGATCGTCGCCACCGACATCGGCTCCTACGTGATCGGGCGCCGGCTCGGGCGCCATCCGCTCTCGCCGATCTCCCCGGGCAAAACGGTTGAGGGGGCCCTGGGGGGGATGGGCTGTGCCGTGCTGACCGGCGCGATCGGCGGCGTGCTGCTGGGTTGGCCCTGGGGGGGATGGGCCCTGGGGGGCCTGCTGGGCGGTGTGGTGGCGGTGTTCGCCCTCGTGGGCGACCTGACCGAATCGATGATGAAACGGGATGCGGGCGTGAAGGATTCAGGCGATGCCATCCCCGGCCACGGGGGTATCCTCGATCGCATCGACAGCTACCTGTTCACACCGGCGGTGGTCTTTTATTTCGTCACGCTGCTGGTGCCACTGGTTTCTTGA
- a CDS encoding UPF0175 family protein, translated as MHAVSVSGLKNNPAEALRQSKQGMVVVLNRDHPDAVLMGLDQDGLLQAPGVRPALATALFRDGELSLARAARVAEMDTAAFISHLSRLGIPVIRLTEAEANADLDTLEQWLQSSSATPAL; from the coding sequence ATGCATGCCGTCAGCGTCAGCGGCCTCAAGAACAATCCGGCCGAGGCCCTGCGCCAGTCCAAGCAGGGCATGGTCGTCGTGCTCAACAGGGACCATCCCGATGCGGTGTTGATGGGCCTCGATCAGGACGGACTGCTGCAGGCACCGGGCGTGCGGCCCGCGCTGGCCACGGCCCTGTTCCGCGATGGTGAGCTGTCCCTGGCCCGCGCCGCCCGGGTCGCCGAGATGGACACGGCCGCCTTCATCTCCCACCTCTCACGGCTGGGGATTCCGGTGATCCGGCTGACGGAAGCCGAAGCCAACGCCGACCTTGACACCCTGGAGCAATGGCTGCAGTCGTCATCAGCGACGCCAGCCCTCTGA
- a CDS encoding iron-containing alcohol dehydrogenase family protein produces MTSPVSQHQIAPARVLRGEAAWAEALPLIAGLCRRPLLLGRSAATAELRQRLASDLRDQGLDPIDGELQFDCCEQDLGRLQAELTAAARAGRAVDAVLAAGGGKVLDAGKLLAQRLDLPCLTVPTSAATCAGWTALANLYSPAGAFEGDVALDRCPELLVFDHGLVRQAPVRTLASGLADAMAKWYEAQVSSGSSGDGLIQQAVQMARVLRDQLLLEGEAALAEPGGEAWVRVAEASGLTAGLIGGLGGARCRTVAAHAVHNGLTQLEATHGRLHGEKVGFGILVQLRLEEQLAGNQLAAQARRQLLGFFRTLGLPVTLADLGLASAPLSDLQAICAFACLPHSDLHHLPFPVTPADLLGALVSADACPTHQRELAA; encoded by the coding sequence ATGACCAGCCCCGTCAGCCAGCACCAGATCGCCCCGGCCCGGGTGCTGCGGGGGGAGGCGGCCTGGGCCGAGGCCCTGCCGCTGATCGCCGGCCTTTGTCGCCGCCCGTTGCTGCTCGGTCGCAGCGCCGCCACCGCCGAACTGCGCCAGCGGTTGGCGTCCGATCTGCGCGATCAGGGCCTCGATCCGATTGATGGTGAGCTGCAGTTCGACTGCTGCGAGCAGGATCTGGGGCGACTGCAGGCGGAGCTCACCGCTGCAGCCCGCGCTGGCCGCGCCGTGGATGCGGTTCTGGCCGCCGGTGGCGGCAAGGTGCTCGATGCCGGCAAGTTGCTGGCCCAGCGGCTGGACCTGCCCTGCCTCACCGTGCCCACCAGCGCCGCCACCTGCGCCGGTTGGACGGCCCTGGCCAACCTCTATTCCCCAGCCGGTGCCTTCGAGGGCGATGTGGCCCTTGATCGCTGCCCGGAGCTGCTGGTGTTCGACCACGGCCTGGTGCGCCAGGCGCCCGTGCGCACCCTGGCCAGCGGCCTGGCCGATGCGATGGCCAAGTGGTACGAGGCCCAGGTGAGCAGCGGCAGCAGCGGCGACGGCCTGATCCAGCAGGCGGTGCAGATGGCGCGGGTGCTGCGCGATCAGCTCCTGCTTGAAGGGGAGGCGGCCCTGGCGGAACCCGGCGGTGAGGCCTGGGTCCGGGTGGCGGAGGCCAGTGGCCTCACCGCCGGTCTGATCGGCGGCCTCGGTGGCGCCCGTTGCCGCACGGTGGCCGCCCATGCGGTCCACAACGGCCTCACCCAGCTGGAGGCCACCCACGGCAGGCTCCACGGCGAAAAGGTGGGCTTCGGGATCCTGGTGCAGCTGCGTCTGGAGGAGCAGCTCGCCGGCAACCAGCTGGCGGCCCAGGCCCGCCGTCAGCTGCTGGGCTTCTTTCGCACCCTCGGCCTGCCCGTGACCCTCGCCGATCTGGGCCTCGCCTCGGCCCCCTTGAGCGATCTGCAGGCGATCTGTGCCTTCGCTTGCCTGCCCCACTCCGACCTCCACCATCTCCCTTTCCCGGTCACCCCCGCTGATCTGCTCGGGGCCCTGGTGAGCGCCGACGCCTGCCCCACGCACCAGCGCGAGCTCGCGGCTTGA